In Desulfonispora thiosulfatigenes DSM 11270, the DNA window CAGCTTCTTTCAAAATACCATCTAAACAATTTTCTTCTATATTTGCATCTGTTGTTATAAATCCAAGCATTGTAGCCATGTTAGGATGAATCATTCCGGATCCTTTAGCCATCGCACCTATTTTTACATCACAATTTCCAATCCTTACTGTATAAGCTAACTCTTTCATTACAGAATCTGTTGTCATTATAGCCTCAGCTGCATCAATGTTTCCATCTTTAGCAACTATCTTTGCTGCTTCAATGATTCCATTTTTAACATTTTTCATAGGAAGAGGAACACCAATTACACCTGTTGAAGCTACTACTACATCCAGCTCATTTATATTTAAGACTTCTCCAGTTATTAAAGCCATTTGTTTTGCATCTTCTAAACCTTGTGCACCCATACATGCATTTGCTACGCCACTATTAATTACAATAGCACTTGCTCTTTTATTAGCTAAATTCTCCCCAGTTACTATTAAAGGAGCTGCTTTAAATTTATTTATTGTATAAACACTGGTTGCCTTACAAAGTACTTCAGAGCAAACAATTGCAACGTCCTTTTTGCCATTTTTTTTAATTCCGGCACTTATACCACTTGCCTTAAATCCTTGGGGAGCTGTTATCCCACCTTTAATTAACTCCACCTTGATCCCTCCATTTATATAATTAAATTTTAATATACTAATTTAGTGTTTTTATAATTATACATTTATATGAATAATTATTCAATCCTTTTCTCGTAAATAAACTAATTAATTATAAAAAATTAATTAAATTTAATTATAAATGTTACTTATTACTGAATTATGTATATGGGTTTAAATCCTAAAAGACCTTTACATTTTAATGCGAAATATATACATCTTCCTTTTGACAAAATAAGCGTATCATGTATAAAAAAAGAAGACTTTGGTTATTAACCAAAGCCTTCTTTTTTCTATTTTGCCCATTTCACACTCGCTATAACCTGTTTAATTACTTCATGTAAACCTTGATCTATTTTATCTCCATTAACTAAGAAAGAAATTCTTAACACTTCCTTACTGCCTTCCTTTTTTAGAAAATACTCTTGTGATGTAATAGTTCTATCATTTTGAAAAGTTGCCGTCCACTTTACTAAAAACCCTTCAAGATTATTTATCTTAATCCTTTCCTTAGTATATTCTATAAAATTATATACACTTGTAGATTTACTAGAATCTAAAAACTTTTCCAAATTATCCACATTCCATACTTGAATATGTCCCCAATAGTTCAGTTTTTTATCATTTAAATAACTACTAAATACCACCTCTCTCTTATCTTCGATAATGTCTTCTTTAACAGTAGTTGTTGCTGGAATACTTAGCGTGATTGGTAAATCAGTTAACGTATACTCCTGTAAATTAACTGTACTTCTCTTTTCATCACTCATTCTCGCAGTTAGGGTAGACGCCACAATAATTAATAACACTCCACCAATAATAAGCCATCTTTTTTTCATAATATTTATTTCCTTTAAATTTGATCTTACTCTAAGATATTACTTTTATCATAAATATTATGACACCTTTTTTTACTCATATTTTTTCAAATAATGAATAATCATTACTACTTATACTATGTAAGGGTGATTTGATGAAACTTAAGTTATCTTATAATTCCAAAAAGGTTATATTGTTCGGCACAGTTTTAAGTATTTTTGTAGTATCATGTTTTACTTATCTATTTTATAGTTATGGAAAGGAAACTGAGCATTTGGAAACACTTTCTTGGGTTGTTGCAGGGAAAAAGGTAGTAATTGATCCAGGTCATGGTGGGATATTTCCGGGAAAAATTAATGATGATAACATCATGGAAAAAGACGTCAATTTAGCAGTATCCAAACAGTTACAATTTATACTCCAAGAAGCTGGAGCTAGAGTTTTATTAACTCGGGAAGATGATTCTGACTTAGTAGATCCAAATGAAAATGGTAAATTAATTCAAAAGTTACGTACTGATTTACAAAAAAGGGTACAAATAGCTAAGGACAATGAAGCAGACTTGTTTATATCTATCCATTGCAACAGTATCCCTTCGCCTAAATGGCAAGGTGCTCAAACCTTTTATGATCCACATAATGAAGAAAGCAAATTGATTGCGACAAATATTCAAAAAGAAATCATTGCTCAACTCAAAAACACTAAGCGTCAAGCACTCGCTCGTCAAGATACCTTTTTGTTCGAAAATCTTGAAATACCAGCTATTATCATCGAATTAGGATTTCTATCTAATCCTGAAGAATCAGACCTTTTAAATAGCTCGGAGTACCAATATCGCATTGCTTATGCAATTCATTCTGGACTTATTAAACACTTAGCTGAAAAGAGCCCAAAATAGTTGTGTAATAATTATTACTAAGTTATATATTAATTTTGTGGTAACTTTGCTTTAGTTGTGTGTTAACTACGTTTTGGTTATGCGTTAGATATCGATATAAATCAGCGTATTTTCATAGACATTTAGACAGAAGAAAACCCCGTAAACTTAGTGTTTGCGGGGTTTTTGTTTTTGCTAATATTAACGTTTTGAGAACTGAGGTGAACGTCTTGCACCTCTTAAACCATATTTCTTTCTTTCTTTCATTCTTGGATCTCTTGTTAAGAAACCTGCAGATTTTAAAACAGGACGTAAGTTTTCATCAGATTCGATTAAAGCTCTTGCAATACCTAATCTAATAGCACCAGCTTGGCCAGTTGCTCCTCCACCTTGTACTTTACAGATAACATTAAATCTACCTTCAGTTTCTGTAAGCATTAATGGTTGCTTAACGATCATTTCTAATGTTCTTTTGCATAGGTAATCAAAAACTTCTTTACCGTTAACGATTATTTGTCCATCACCAGGTACTAGTCTTACTCTTGCTATAGAAGATTTACGACGACCTGTTCCATAGTATTGTACTTTATTCACTAGTAAGCCTCCTTCTCTTAACCTAAGTTTTCAGGTTTTTGAGCTTGATGAGGATGTTCAGATCCTCTATAAACATTTAACTTTTTATACATTTGTCTACCCAAACGATTATGTGGAAGCATACCTTTAATTGCATGCTCAACAGCTAATTCAGGTTTTTTACTTAATAATTCTCTATAAGGCATAGTCTTAAGACCACCCACAAAACGAGAATGATGATAATATGTCTTTTGATCTAATTTGTTACCAGTTAAAACAACTTCACTTGCATTAATAACAATTACATGATCGCCACAATCAACATTCGGAGTATAAGTTGGTTTATGTTTACCTCTTAAAATTGTTGCAGCCTCTGTTGATAATTTACCTAAAGTTTTACCAGCAGCGTCAATGATGTACCATTTTCTTTCAACTTCACTTGGCTTTGCCATGTAAGTAGTACGCACTTGCTTTCCCTCCCTAATATCTAAGGTCCAAATTATTTATAAGTTTATGTGTCACAATCCGGGGCTCTGGATCATTAACCACAAAATAGGCATATTAGTATTCTAATACACGGTACCAGCTGTGTCAATATTATTCTTCATAATTAATAGGAGAATAATATACTTCTTTTAAACAGAGTCCATGTGGTGGTGCCTTTTTACCTAATAAATTACGATTAGTAGTTTCTAGAGCTTCTTCTATGCATGATATATCTAGTCTGCCCCTACCTATATCTATCAGTGCTCCTACTATTATTCTAACCATATTATATAAAAATCCGTTTCCACTTATACTAACCTGCCAGTGGTTACCATTCTTAATTAGATCAATATCATAGATAGTTCTTTCAAACGTTTTCACATTAGATCCTGAAGATGAAAAGGCTTTAAAATTATGCGTTCCTTTTAAAAGGGTGCAAGCTGCCTCCATTTTTTCAAAATCTAATTGATATGGAACGAAATAAGAATACAATCTGTAAAAAGGAGATGGAGTTACCCCCTGATAAAAAGAATATACATATTTTTTTCCAAATGCATGATATTGAGCATGAAAATTCAAATCTACCTCTTCAGCTTTTAAGGCAATAATATCTCTAGGCAATCTGTGATTTAATGCTAACGCTATTTTTTCAACTGGAATAACTGAAGTTGTAAAGAAACTAACAACTTGTCCCTCAGCATGAACACCACCATCAGTTCTACCCGATCCCCTTACCTTTATAGGCTCCTTGAAGACTTTTGCTAAGCATAGTTCTAACTTTCCTTGAATTGTGTCAATATTTCTACCAGCTTGTCTTTGAAACCCATAATAATTTGTACCATCATATTGTATTGTAAGTTTAATATTTCTTTTCATTTTACCACCTAAAACCATCTAGTATAAATACTAAATACAAAAAAGAAAAGTATAATAAAAAATGTAATAAAATCTAGATTAGAATAGTTTAATTGTTTCATCCTAGTGCGATTGTCTCCACCCCTATAGCATCTTGCTTCCATAGCCATAGCTAGATCATCGGCTCTTCTAAATGCACCTAAAAACAAAGGAACTAATAAAGGTACAAGAGCTTTTGCTCTTCTGATTAAATTTCCACTTTCAAAATCGGCACCCCTAGCCATTTGAGCTTTCATGATTTTCTCAGTTTCCTCAATTAACGTGGGTATAAATCTTAAAGCAATGGACATCATCATAGCTAATTCATGAGCTGGAACACCAAACTTCTTAAAAGGTTTTAAAATACTTTCGATTCCATCAGTTAAGGAGATAGGTGTCGTTGTTAAGGTTAAAACAGAAGTCACTGTAACAAGTAGAATTAATCTTGTACCCATAAAGATACCTTGTCGTAATCCTTCTTCAGTAACCTTTAAAAACCCATATTTATAAATTACAGTACCGGGTGTCATAAATATATTCAAACTAACTGCTAAAATTATTATTAATATTAACGGTTTTAAACCTTTAATATATAGTTTAACCGGTATCTGTGAAAGCAAAATAATAATAATTGAAAAGACAACTGTATACAAATATCCAGTAAAATTATTAATTATAAACAAAGAGATCATATAAAATACGATTGACAAGATTTTAGTTCGAGGGTCTAATTTATGAATAGGCGAATTACCTGGGAAATATTGACCAATAGTTATATTTTTAAGCATTAGTCACACTTCCCTTCATTAGAACACGAACAATTTCATCTTTAGCTTCAATGGTATTAATGATATCTGTATTAACATTTAACCCTTTTTCTTTTAACTTATATAGCAATTTAGTTACAGTAGGTATGTCGAGTCCTATCATTTGTAACTCTTTATGTTGTTTAAACACCTCTTGTGGTGTACCCAACATTTTAACTTCACTTTTATGCATAACTAGTATTCGGTCTGCATATTTAGCTACATCATCCATGCTATGGGAAACTAAGATAATGGTTATTTTCAGTTTTTCATGTAAATATTTAATTTGCTCTAAAATTTCATCTCTACTTTTTGGATCTAAACCGGCTGTTGGCTCATCTAGCACTAAATAACTTGGCTTCATAGCCAATACCCCAGCTATAGCTACTCTTCGCTTCTGTCCACCACTAAGATCAAAAGGGGATTTATCTTTTATCGCTTCAAAATCTAGATTTACTACGTTTAATGATTCTTGTGCCCTTTTTTCTACTTCATCTTGTGAAATGCCTAAATTACTTGGCCCAAAAGAGACATCTTTTAATACAGTCTCTTCAAAAAGTTGATGTTCTGGATATTGAAAAACTAAACCTACCTTACTTCTAACTGTTTTAATACTTGTATTTTTTGTCCATAACTCCGAACCATCAATACAAATTTTCCCTTGTGTAGGTTTAATTAACCCATTTAAATGTTGAATAAGTGTAGATTTACCCGAACCTGTATGACCAATAACAGCTAAAAATTCTCCATCTTCTATTTCTATATTTACATCCTTTAAAGCATGAGTCTCAAAAGGAGTACCTGGCTGGTATGTATAGAATAAATTTTCAATTTTTATGGACATAAAGCATTCACCATTTCATCTATTGTTAGTATGTCTCTTGATATATTTGGTAGCTCTTTGTTTAATAAAACTGCTAACTCTGTAATTGGAGGAACATCTAATCTTAAATCTTTTAAAGTTTCAATTTCCAAAAATACATCTTTTGGCTTTCCTTCTAAAACTACTTTGCCTGCCTCCATCACAATAACCCTATCAGCCAAAACAGCTTCTTCCATATAATGAGTTATATGAACAATAGTTAAACCTTCTTCTTTATTGAGTTTTACGATAGTTTCCATAACTTCTTTTCTACCTGAGGGATCAAGCATTGCAGTTGGCTCATCTAACACTAAACACTTTGGACGCATTGCAATAATACCAGCTATAGCTATCCTTTGTTTTTGTCCACCAGATAATAAATGAGGAGCCTTATCTCTGAACTCATACATATCTACCATCTTTAAAGCTTCATCTACTCTTTGTCTAATTTTTATTGGTTCAATTCCTAGATTTTCTGGACCAAAAGCTACATCTTCCTCCACAATGGTTGCAATTATCTGGTTATCTGGGTTTTGAAAAACCATGCCTACTTGCTGTCTGATATCCCATAGTTTTGATTCATCTGATGTGTTTAAACTGTTAATTAAAACCTGTCCCTCTGATGGTAATAATAAAGCATTCAAATGCTTAGATAATGTTGATTTACCAGAACCATTATGTCCTAAAATAACAACAAATTCACCAGATTTGATACTTATATCCATATTATCAACAGCGGTTGTCGTGTGATCATTAACAGATATATATTTATGAGTAAGGTTTCTGATTTCAATCATATTATCACCTTTTAAAAATAAATATCTTATTCTTGATAATTACTAACCTATAAAGGCATTATTATTTGGCTCTATAGTAACAGAAGCCAGGAAAATGCTCCTGACCTCTTAATTCATAACTATTCAACCAATTCAATAATTGCCATTGGAGCTGCATCTCCGCGACGTGGTCCTATTTTTAAAATACGAGTATATCCACCCTGTCTCTCAGCAAACTTAGGAGCGATTTCTTCAAATAAGTTTGTAACTACTGTCTCATCTGTCATATAAGCTAAAGCTTGTCGACGGGCAGCTAGGTCTCCACGCTTACCTAAAGTAATCATTTTTTCAGCTATTCTTTTTAACTCTTTAGCCTTTGGTTCTGTGGTTTCAATACGTCCACTTTTTAGTAAAGATGTTGTTAAGTTTCTTAACATTGCTCTACGTTGACTACTATTACGATTTAATTTTCTGTATCCCATTTACCTAACCTCCTTTGCGCCAAGAATTGAAAGTCTATTCATCTGTTGAACGCAAACTTAATCCTAGTTCAAGAAGTTTTTCATCAACTTCCTCTAGAGATTTCTTACCTAAATTACGAACCTTCATCATATCATCTTCTGACTTTTGAGTTAACTCTAATACTGAGTTAATTCCAGCTCTTTTTAAGCAATTATATGATCTCACTGATAAATCAAGCTCTTCTATTGTCATGTCTAAAACTTTATCTTTTTCTTCTTCTTCTTTTTCAACCATTGTTTCAACTTCATCCATATTATCTGTTAAACCTATAAATAAGTTTAAATGGTCATTTAAAACTTTGGCAGCTAAACTTATTGCTTCATCTGGATCAATACTACCATTGGTCCATACTTCTAAAATAAGTTTATCATAGTTAGCATCTTGACCTACTCGAGTTGGTTCAATAGCAAAGTTAACCTTTTTAACTGGTGAAAATATCGAGTCTATTGGAATTATTCCGATTTGCTGATTTTCTTTTTTATTCTTTTCAGCAGATACGTAACCTCTTCCACGTTCAACTACTAACTCCATATTCAACACACCATTAGTGTCTAAAGTAGCTATATGAAGATCAGGATCTAGTACTTCAACCTCAGCATTTGTTTTAATATCTGCTGCAGTTATTTTACCTTCACCTTCTGCTTCTATATGCAATACGTGAGACTCATCAGAATGTATTCTAAATCCTAATGATTTTAAATTTAAAATTATATCTGTTACGTCTTCTACAACACCTGGTACAGTAGAGAACTCATGAAGTACTCCATCAATTTTTATTGATGTTATAGCAGCACCAGGTAATGATGACAACAATACACGACGCAAAGAATTAGCTAAAGTAGTTCCAAAACCTCTTTCTAAAGGTTCTATAACAAACTTACCATAATTTCTATCTTGCTTTCCATCAATACGTTCAACCTTGGGCTTTTCAATTTCAATCATAATAACCCTCCTAGTCATACCTGGCATAACCCCAATTACAGTCCAGGTAACTGTTAACTACCGAGAGTACAATTCAATAATCAATTGTTCTTGAATAGGTAGGTCAATCTCATCTCTGTTAGGTAATTTAACAACTTTACCAGAAAGATTGTTTGTATCTAACTCTAACCAAACTGGAGGAGTTTTTTGTCCTAAATTTTCAACTAATTGATTAATGATAGGGGATTTCTTGCTTTTATCCTTTAACTTAATAACATCTCCAACTTTTACTTGCATTGAAGCAATGTTGGCTTTGTTTCCATTTAATGTAAAGTGGTTATGAAGAACTAATTGTCTTGCTTGTGCTCTTGAATCAGCAAATCCTAAACGATAAACTACGTTATCTAGTCTTCTTTCAAGCAATTTTAATAAGTTTTCACCAGTAACACCTGACTGTCTATCAGCTTTTTTAAAGTAATTTCTGAACTGACCTTCAAGTACACCATATGAACGACGTGCTTTTTGTTTTTCTCTTAATTGCATACCATATTCAGTTAGCTTTATACGACGTTGACCATGTTGGCCAGGCGGATATGTTCTTCTGTCAATAGCACACTTATCCGAGTAACAACGTTCACCTTTTAAGTATAACTTTACGCCTTCTCTTCTACAAAGACGACAAACTGGTCCTGTATATCTTGCCATTTAATTACACCTCCTAAACCCTTCTTCTTTTAGGTGGACGACACCCATTGTGAGGAATTGGAGTAACATCTTTAATCATATTTACTTCAAGCCCTGCGGCTTGTAGAGAACGAATAGCTGCTTCTCTTCCTGCACCCGGTCCTTTAACTAAGCATTCTACTTCTTTCATTCCATGTTCCATAGCTGCTTTAGCTGCTTGCTCCGCAGCCATTTGTGCTGCAAATGGAGTGCTTTTTCTTGAGCCCTTAAAACCCATTCCTCCAGCACTTGCCCATGAAATAACATTTCCGTTTACATCACTAATAGTTATAAGTGTATTGTTAAAGGTAGATTTTATATGTGCCATACCTTTTTCAATATTTTTACGCTCCCTACGTTTTACCCTTGAGGTAGCTTTACGTGGTTTAGCCATTTACTAGTATCACCCCTTATTTCTTTTTAGTAACAGCTTTAACTTTACCTTTACGTGTTCTTGCATTAGTTTTTGTACGTTGTCCTCTTAC includes these proteins:
- the argJ gene encoding bifunctional glutamate N-acetyltransferase/amino-acid acetyltransferase ArgJ, with the translated sequence MELIKGGITAPQGFKASGISAGIKKNGKKDVAIVCSEVLCKATSVYTINKFKAAPLIVTGENLANKRASAIVINSGVANACMGAQGLEDAKQMALITGEVLNINELDVVVASTGVIGVPLPMKNVKNGIIEAAKIVAKDGNIDAAEAIMTTDSVMKELAYTVRIGNCDVKIGAMAKGSGMIHPNMATMLGFITTDANIEENCLDGILKEAVKASFNMISVDGDTSTNDMVVIMANGMANNEEINTNSENLDAFKNAITHVCTELAKLIAKDGEGATKLLEVEVIGALSLEDARLGAKSICSSNLVKTAMFGEDANWGRIVTALGYSGAEIDPLKVDVYLGNLLMAKAGTGLAFDEDKALEVLKEKDVKVKVDLNLGTYSAKSWGCDLSYEYVRINGEYRS
- a CDS encoding N-acetylmuramoyl-L-alanine amidase; translated protein: MKLKLSYNSKKVILFGTVLSIFVVSCFTYLFYSYGKETEHLETLSWVVAGKKVVIDPGHGGIFPGKINDDNIMEKDVNLAVSKQLQFILQEAGARVLLTREDDSDLVDPNENGKLIQKLRTDLQKRVQIAKDNEADLFISIHCNSIPSPKWQGAQTFYDPHNEESKLIATNIQKEIIAQLKNTKRQALARQDTFLFENLEIPAIIIELGFLSNPEESDLLNSSEYQYRIAYAIHSGLIKHLAEKSPK
- the rpsI gene encoding 30S ribosomal protein S9, which gives rise to MNKVQYYGTGRRKSSIARVRLVPGDGQIIVNGKEVFDYLCKRTLEMIVKQPLMLTETEGRFNVICKVQGGGATGQAGAIRLGIARALIESDENLRPVLKSAGFLTRDPRMKERKKYGLRGARRSPQFSKR
- the rplM gene encoding 50S ribosomal protein L13, whose amino-acid sequence is MRTTYMAKPSEVERKWYIIDAAGKTLGKLSTEAATILRGKHKPTYTPNVDCGDHVIVINASEVVLTGNKLDQKTYYHHSRFVGGLKTMPYRELLSKKPELAVEHAIKGMLPHNRLGRQMYKKLNVYRGSEHPHQAQKPENLG
- the truA gene encoding tRNA pseudouridine(38-40) synthase TruA encodes the protein MKRNIKLTIQYDGTNYYGFQRQAGRNIDTIQGKLELCLAKVFKEPIKVRGSGRTDGGVHAEGQVVSFFTTSVIPVEKIALALNHRLPRDIIALKAEEVDLNFHAQYHAFGKKYVYSFYQGVTPSPFYRLYSYFVPYQLDFEKMEAACTLLKGTHNFKAFSSSGSNVKTFERTIYDIDLIKNGNHWQVSISGNGFLYNMVRIIVGALIDIGRGRLDISCIEEALETTNRNLLGKKAPPHGLCLKEVYYSPINYEE
- a CDS encoding energy-coupling factor transporter transmembrane component T family protein; its protein translation is MLKNITIGQYFPGNSPIHKLDPRTKILSIVFYMISLFIINNFTGYLYTVVFSIIIILLSQIPVKLYIKGLKPLILIIILAVSLNIFMTPGTVIYKYGFLKVTEEGLRQGIFMGTRLILLVTVTSVLTLTTTPISLTDGIESILKPFKKFGVPAHELAMMMSIALRFIPTLIEETEKIMKAQMARGADFESGNLIRRAKALVPLLVPLFLGAFRRADDLAMAMEARCYRGGDNRTRMKQLNYSNLDFITFFIILFFFVFSIYTRWF
- a CDS encoding energy-coupling factor transporter ATPase, giving the protein MSIKIENLFYTYQPGTPFETHALKDVNIEIEDGEFLAVIGHTGSGKSTLIQHLNGLIKPTQGKICIDGSELWTKNTSIKTVRSKVGLVFQYPEHQLFEETVLKDVSFGPSNLGISQDEVEKRAQESLNVVNLDFEAIKDKSPFDLSGGQKRRVAIAGVLAMKPSYLVLDEPTAGLDPKSRDEILEQIKYLHEKLKITIILVSHSMDDVAKYADRILVMHKSEVKMLGTPQEVFKQHKELQMIGLDIPTVTKLLYKLKEKGLNVNTDIINTIEAKDEIVRVLMKGSVTNA
- a CDS encoding energy-coupling factor transporter ATPase, whose product is MIEIRNLTHKYISVNDHTTTAVDNMDISIKSGEFVVILGHNGSGKSTLSKHLNALLLPSEGQVLINSLNTSDESKLWDIRQQVGMVFQNPDNQIIATIVEEDVAFGPENLGIEPIKIRQRVDEALKMVDMYEFRDKAPHLLSGGQKQRIAIAGIIAMRPKCLVLDEPTAMLDPSGRKEVMETIVKLNKEEGLTIVHITHYMEEAVLADRVIVMEAGKVVLEGKPKDVFLEIETLKDLRLDVPPITELAVLLNKELPNISRDILTIDEMVNALCP
- the rplQ gene encoding 50S ribosomal protein L17, translated to MGYRKLNRNSSQRRAMLRNLTTSLLKSGRIETTEPKAKELKRIAEKMITLGKRGDLAARRQALAYMTDETVVTNLFEEIAPKFAERQGGYTRILKIGPRRGDAAPMAIIELVE
- a CDS encoding DNA-directed RNA polymerase subunit alpha; the encoded protein is MIEIEKPKVERIDGKQDRNYGKFVIEPLERGFGTTLANSLRRVLLSSLPGAAITSIKIDGVLHEFSTVPGVVEDVTDIILNLKSLGFRIHSDESHVLHIEAEGEGKITAADIKTNAEVEVLDPDLHIATLDTNGVLNMELVVERGRGYVSAEKNKKENQQIGIIPIDSIFSPVKKVNFAIEPTRVGQDANYDKLILEVWTNGSIDPDEAISLAAKVLNDHLNLFIGLTDNMDEVETMVEKEEEEKDKVLDMTIEELDLSVRSYNCLKRAGINSVLELTQKSEDDMMKVRNLGKKSLEEVDEKLLELGLSLRSTDE
- the rpsD gene encoding 30S ribosomal protein S4; translation: MARYTGPVCRLCRREGVKLYLKGERCYSDKCAIDRRTYPPGQHGQRRIKLTEYGMQLREKQKARRSYGVLEGQFRNYFKKADRQSGVTGENLLKLLERRLDNVVYRLGFADSRAQARQLVLHNHFTLNGNKANIASMQVKVGDVIKLKDKSKKSPIINQLVENLGQKTPPVWLELDTNNLSGKVVKLPNRDEIDLPIQEQLIIELYSR
- the rpsK gene encoding 30S ribosomal protein S11; the encoded protein is MAKPRKATSRVKRRERKNIEKGMAHIKSTFNNTLITISDVNGNVISWASAGGMGFKGSRKSTPFAAQMAAEQAAKAAMEHGMKEVECLVKGPGAGREAAIRSLQAAGLEVNMIKDVTPIPHNGCRPPKRRRV